In the genome of Xiphophorus hellerii strain 12219 chromosome 14, Xiphophorus_hellerii-4.1, whole genome shotgun sequence, the window AGATTATTACCATCTATTTGCAAAATCACCACCACAACAAGCTTTTAACCATAAATTCTCCAGATGGAGGATAGTTTCACAAAAACTTTGTTAACGTTTCATAAACTTTATGTtgacagaaattgatttggagaaattttacttccccAAATTGTAGCTATGttacaaaaaaaggttttttcaatttggtccaaaatctccacataaatttgcattttggtgcatctgatgatgaattgttaaaatatgattcatgttttgatcagttactttttaccaaatgcttttctgctcttaatTGAGTCGTTTCCTGGAcggaaactttttacttttacttgagtcaaaATATGTTGAACTATTGCTTCTCtaacttgaataaaatttgtGGTGTAAAGTTACCCTGAGAGCTTTACAGAATcagaaactttgactttgattctctgagcttctatgcaccacaaatctggaacaaaccaccagaaaactgcagaacagctgaaacactgagttcctttaaatccagactaaaaactcagctggttagagctgatttggaaacataatcatgaaacattgatcaataatctgatgtgcaaaatgtaaagctgttgactttatatttttatgtttttatgatgtaacgttctttgaaatgccttgttgctgaaaggtgctctacaaataaaatttgatttggctGATTGATTGTTGCCATGTCAGGAAACTTTCCAGGGTGCGTTTCTTAGGAAGGTCAAACTAAACCACAGAAGAACACACACAGcctccagctgtttgtgttGGCATCAGGCTGAGCACTGAATgccagctgcttcctgttggaCGTCGTTCCAACCAGAGTTTAGCTGCTTCGTCTGTTTGGTGTCAGGCTCTTTGTTACACAAGCAGTTTTGTGAGGTGACATGATTCAGCTCACTACCAGCGCTGCTGTTTGGATCAACCAGACTCACTACAGATCAAAACCAGGACCGGATCATTTTGAAGCCTCAGAATCTGGCAACAGATCAGAAAGAGTTGGAAGTTGCCAGATATTGCCATTAATCCACTTTAAGTTTTGGTTTAACATCAGGACTTCAGATTTCTGGgagaaatctgaaacaaatatcATCATTTAGGTCCTGCTGCTGATTCATCTGCCTTGTTGTCAGTAACTTTACAGCCTGTGTTTGTACAGAGGACATTTGTGGCCCCTGCAGGTGTCCCTGTGGCCCCAGGTGGCTTCCTCACCTCCAAGGAAGACAAACCAGCAACAGATTCTGCCTCAAAGGAATTCAttcatgactgaaataaaacgaGACATTCAAACTTCAACAATAAACTTagcagaaagtaaaaactgatttatgtttcatgtgatgttctgttttccagctctctgattggtcgccTCCAACATGCTctgcctcctgctcctcttcctctctgctgccatGTTGCTGCCAGGTGAGTTCCTGCAGTTAGAAGCAGTTTCTGCTGAGTCAGTGAAGATGGAGGAACGGAGCTCCTGCTGCCATCTTGGTCTCCAAACAGACCAACTGATGCTGGTTTATTCATCTACAGATTGTCATGTTGCTGCCAGACTCTGGTTCTCATCtcatgtgtctctgtgtttcaggaGCTGCTGACCAGCTTGCAGTATTTGCTAGTAACACAGAGGTGGACATCAGCTCATGCCCCATCACGTACTTTGGACAGAAATACGAACAACTTTATGTGAGTAAAATGACTGGATGAACCTCTACTAATTATTGCTTAGTCAGAcgcatgatgatgatgatgatgatgatggtgatgatgatggtgatggtgatgatgatgatgttgatgatgatgatgatgttgctgatgatgatgatgatgatgatgatgttgctgatgatgatgatgatgatgttgctgatgatgatgatgatgatgatgatgatgatgatggtgatgttgatgatgatgatgatctctgcagcttcagagcTCTGAGTCtgcctgcttttattttgaagcaaacaCAGGAAGTAGGAGTCCAGAggatttctgctcatttaatCAGAAACTGATCTGTAGAGTTTTATTCCTCAGGACTTCCAGACTCTTTTCTCTTCTTGATGAATCTTTGTGGGTCggtttttctttgacttgttgtgtttctgttttttcagctgAACTTCACCAGTGACAACTTTGTTCTCTGTTTCACCGGCTTTTATGAGCCTCAGGGCAGAGGAGACTGCTTGGTGGCGCCTCAAACAGACAACACACAGTTTTATCTTCAAAGTGTGCCTGACTATGTTGAACTGCAAAACATCGTCCAGAATCTGCCAAGCATTAAGAACACTGGGGAGTGCTACATGTTCTTTATGAACTCTGCAGTAagttctgttcagtgatttaaatctgttttctggttttagaaaagacttaaacacaaaacattgatGGAAGAATATGAATGAACTGATAGAACTGTATGAGCTGTTTACGTTTAGttcttatattttattcattgtttataTCGCCTATAGTATGTAATTATGTTTCATGCTAAGACTTTTTGTGAAAACCTTTTGACTGGATCAAACCtgctgactgtttttttgtattttttttagtacacTTTTCTTCTAGTAAACTTTGGATCACAAAGTGCTTTTATGAATGTAGACCAACCAGTGGTAAGTCTTTACatcttttacaaaatacaggaaaagctttgagttaataattaaatattgtcaGATCTAAACATCTACCTGAAGATTTTCCTGattatattcagtttttatcaagACATCCTTTAGACTCCACGTCCACTGGCGTGGACATGATGTTTTTCTGggattaaactaataaaaatattagggAATTGGTTATTTACATGATGCTTGTTATAGTTTGGTTTATTattaagcaaaaacaataaagtttagaCCCTTAAGTTGATACTAGTGAGTTTCAGTCATCCAGACGAGcatgtgactgaaaacagacGGGGAGGAGGAAGCttctgttttacttcaaaaatattctttatgttCATAGCAGCACAGAAAAGTTttctctgtatatttttaagtatttccagTAATagtatttgaaagtattttgaacatttttcctctCATTAAATCGTaggactttttttaaagttgaatgtCCATCCCAATGGACATCAGGACTTTGTGTTGGCTGTACAGCGCCTAATTATTCAGTGTTACTGTGCAAAGAAAGAAGCATGTGTGAACATTTCATAGCCAGTTTGTGATTtcataatgattttctgttattttctcaatGATGGAGTAAAAACTGTCAAACCTTCTTGAACTGACGGTACATCAAGAGATTTCTGATCCAGTGATTGGATGAGGAAAATAAGCCACAGGAATTAGATGGTAAATTGAGAAGTAAAGCATTCCCAGTTTTTCAGTGTCTCATCCAGAGAAGTTCAGCTACACAGTGAATCAGTGGGTGTTGTTGTCCTGCTAGATCAAATTATCAGtctgtaaacacaaaaatctgagaaaaaagtcagagccGACTGGATGCAAGACGCCATaatgcacagaaaaacacatttctgctgtaagaaatgtaaaatccaaactgaaacTGCTTCAAGATGTtcctaaaaaataaaggttacatGGAAATAGCCAGCAGTTTGATAACTGTGTAATCTATTGTTATATGTTTACATCACTACAAATAATAGCATGTCAATACATCTGAAAGTTCAATGGCCATCACTAAAGTCAAagctatattttatattatttattctctATTCAGACATGcacactgataaacaaaacagcaaaatccaGTTTAAAAGGTTGAGACCATGAGTTATTGCATGAAGCTCTGCGGGGAAAGTATAGAAGTTTTCATGACGTTCTACGTTCATTTAGTCAAGATGTCCATTACAATGGACACCatgaaaaacatagaaacatgagacaaaaaacatatagaaacatgagacaggaaaaatgtctgttttgctctttagagtaaaaatcagctgagtaaaacaaagttttggctcaaagaaagaaatgagtttttatcaagacatttttaatgaaatcagtttttattctgtgttgagTCTCTGTGGTTCTGACTCTGTTGTTCTGCAGTTCACTGATTTTCTGGTGGATGGAAACAAAGTTTTCCCTCCGAGTGTTGCAAACCAGCAAGCCTACGCAGATCTGAGCGGCTGCAGGTCATCAGGTCAGTGAACCTCTGAATCCAAACCTGAACTTTGAGATtcagtgaaacagtttttcctcaGATAAACtgagtttctgagttttctgtctcttccttcGTTTCTCAGGTGTTCTGTTCAGACCTGGAGACGTTGTCAGCTCTGATCCAATAACCTGCAGGACTCTCACCTGTTCTCAGTCTGCAGTCCTCCAGAAAACCAGCTGTGGGCCCACGGAGCGTTGTCAAGGCAACGGCGTGTAAATATggtcatttttacttatttacacgctcaaagtcctgctactaaaaacagcactttgaagggtgctttataaataaaattgattgattgattttgtatttgaaaagtgggaaagagaaaaatgtgttttcaaatttGACTCATGAAGTTAAATTTCACTGGAGCTGTGGTCTTTTTCACAGCAAGCATTAACTTTcaaggagcagcaggaagtgttaaatgagcttttattgtgaaggagaaGCACGAAGTgataaatgagcttttattgtgaaggagaaGCATGAAGTGATAAATGacgttttattgtgaaggagaaGCATGAAGTgataaatgagcttttattgtgaaggagcagcaggaagtgagcaGCGGTGGAGAACAGATCAGAGATCAGTGAGGCTGAAATGAATCTTTCTGCACAGCAGTTGGTCTAAATCTGAGTCCTTCACATCAGTCAGACCTCAGTAACATACTGACTACTGAtccagagagctggaggagtagagcgccccctggtggctgtggcccccaGCAACAGGTcttgatgtttgtttctgcctccaccagctgctcctctgcctcctcgtTGGGCTCCGTCTGCACGGTGACGGGTCCGGCTGTGGTGGACTTCCAGGGCCAGCAGAACTCTGTGAAGGACCGGTGCTGGTACTCTCTGCTGAGGATCCCATCAGGCCCAGACTTCCAGGTTCTGGCCCACTTCCAGGAGCGGCGCCGTAAAGACGTGAGCTTCCTGGACGGCGTGACGCTGCGACTGAACGGGTTCACATCGGCCGTTGACATCCAGCTGAAACAAGGAGGCAGAGTTCTGGTGAGCCGCTGCAGACGCTTCATGGCTTCCAGCAGGGCCGTAATCTGGATCCTGGGGTTCTGGGGGCCCAGCCCAGGAACCTCTGGATTTATGaaacaaatgcaactttttctgCTGCTAAAGAGCAAACTGATACTTATAAGAGACTGACATgaagttaaaacaaaatcattttaaatgttcacaacAGGAAAAACACTAGCAATGAATTTGATGATTAAATTTcctaatttaaaagttttgattaaaaaaatcttagacTTTATAGTTTTTGTGGTTTCTTATCTCCTGAAACCAAAAGAACTGAAacagttttgaacttttttttctatcagcttTGATCCTAAAgacaacttataaaaaatattttctgagttttagctgaaaacaaaagtcagattcagttttagttgaactttttcagttggttcataatttgtttcagtcattctgtgtgtgtgtgtttaaagctTTCCTCATGCTACAGAACCTTTTCAGAGCTGCTGAGTCACAGGTCCGCTGTAGTCTGAAGTTTGTAGGTGAAGCAGcgtctctctgctgcttcaccagcagggggcgccacctTCCGAAGCCCCTCCAGACTCGCCTGTAGCTCCTTTTCTCAGACAGACCTCCAGGTTTCTGTGGCTCAGCCTCTGAGTTCTGACAGTCCGCTGTGTCTCTGTGGGTCGCAGCTGAACGGCTCGCCGCTGACCCTCAGCGGCTCGGTTCAGACGGGTCACGGTGTGAACCTCTCCAAGGACCAAACTGGAGTCACTGTCCAGGCGTCCCTGTCCGACTTCTCTGCTTCTGTCTTCTTTGACGGCTCCACGGCTCAGATCCACCTGAAAGGTACAGAGCATCAGATGAGTTTGGATCCTGAGGATcgctgctgtcctgcagtctGATGCTGATTGTCTCTCGCTGCGTCCTGAACCCGTCCAGGTTCTTATGGACTGCCTCTGCAGGGTCTGTGTGGAAACGCCAGCAGGTCTCTGAGTGAAGAGCGGCTCTCTGAGGACGGCTCCACCAGGTCAGACCTCCTTACCGACCGACCGCTGCTGGACGGACGGACTGCAGGTAAACTCAGGAATCGGTCCTGACCTTGTTGTGTGTCGCCCCCTAGCTGTGAGGCGCAGTACACCGACGCTACTGACACAACCACCAGCTGCACCAAGATGGCTGAACGGTGAGCACATTGATCCAGAACCTTTAGTCTGAGTTTCTCTCTGATCTCTGGGGGAAACTTCATGTTTCATGGTGTTTGATGCCTCGTGACGTCAGTTGTGATGGGAGACGAATCCGTTTATTGATCATTGATTGTCTCCATGTGGAGCAGCTGTAGCCTCCTGAAGGAGgcgcccttctcctcctgcggcGTGGACCCAGAGCCCTACATGGCCGCCTGCACAGACACTTTGTGCCGCTATCCGGATCTGGATGGCCTCAGCTGTCGGTTCCTGGAGGCCTACGCCAGAGCCTGCAGCCTGCAGAGCAGCGCCGCACCGGAGGACTGGAGGTCCAAGGCTCAGTGCTGTAAGACCTGCTGCCCTCCGTCTGCTCCatgaatctgctgctgctgctgctgctgcttttcacagTAATGCATCTgctctgcagcgccccctggggCCGTCTGTCAGGACAGGACCTGCAGCGATCACGAGTTCTGTGGAGAGAAGacagctggaggagaaactCGCTGCTTCTGTCGGGCCATTTTTGCCTCCAAGTACAGACAGACGAACTCTTTGGGTAGGACAGCTGTGACCTGAGAACAGGCCTTAATGTTTGGAGGAAACCCTCTGACTGCCTCTCCTCACCAACGCTGTAACCTCCAGGTGATCCGCCGGTCTGCAGGCAGAGCtctacttctctctctctggtcgGGTGTCTCCTGGAGGACAAAGGCATCGACTACTCTGACTTACAGCTCAAAGATCCGACCTGCAGAGGTCAGATGGACCAGCAGACCCACATGGTGACCTTCAGCTTCAACAGCACCGACCTCTGTGGGACTGAGGTCACGGTGGGTTCGCGCTCTGCTTCGGGACCTTGATGTGGAGGCAACTTTCACAGGTCAGCTTTTGGTACGgagttaatgtttctgtttgcagaccCACAACAGCCAAACCATCTACAAGAACACCATCATGACACAGAACCTCTCCTCTGGAGGAATCACTCGCCAAGACCAGGTCTACATCGGGTTTTCCTGCGTTGAGACCCAGCCGGACATACAGACGGTGGCTTTCAGGATCAAAGACAGGTGGGTGTTGATCCCATCAGGTAAACTTGTGGTTTTAGTTTCAGAATCAGGTGAAAAAGattcagtaaaacattacagaatAGTTTGGTCAGTTTCTGTAGGAATAGATTGATATAACAGAGTCTAATCCTTTCTCTTTATGATTCAGGTCAAAGTGATTTTACAGATTTGGCCAAAAGCTTAAACACTCTATGAAATACTAGATGTAGCTACGTTGTCCTATCATAGATATATGTTGCATAGAAAACATAACTTTGAAGAGTTGGAAGCTTTTAGACTCCTGTAACTTGGGTCGTTCCTTCATCAACGTGTCTGTAGCGTAAAATTGAGCTGAATGCAGTTTGGTTCCCCTACGAGATGAACCCGTCGTCATAGCAACATCGTGACGGCCCACAGCGTCTGTTGACGAGGGCAGTGATTGGATGTGGCCTGTGAacaagcaggaagcagaggggAAATAATGGGAGGCAAAACAGGTGCAGAAAACCAAGACATAACAAAACCTactagaaagaaaagaagctcCGGTTAAGCTGACGtaaaaactgaaacaccaaGGAGACGACCACAGCTAGCATCTCCATATGACAGTACAAACCTGCTGGATGCAGAAAGCAAAGTAAAATCTTTGAGCAGTCAGAAGTAGAAGCAGACTCCTGCCAGCTGTGTGTgtcctctgcagctctgtggttCAGTTCATCTCATCCGGACTTTGGAATTACTCTCTGACCATGAAGGCCTACACCGACGCCCACCGAACTAAAGCTGTGGCCTCAAACACCAAAGTTCGCCTGAACCAGAAGATCTGGGTGGAGCTGGACGCCAACGGCCTGAATGAAAGCCTGGTTGCCTTGGTGATGGACTCCTGCTGGGCGACGGACAAGGAATCGGCCAACGCTAGCCGTAAACATTACCTGATCAAGAACGGGTGAGACCGCTGCCCATATTCAGCCTCTGTGACCTTTCTAACCTCTCTGATCCGACCACCAACGTTTGATTTGACGCTTGTGAGCAGTTGTCCAAACCCTGAGGACCAGACGGTGAGCATGGAGGCAAACGGAAAGGGAACCTCCAACTCCTTCTCCTTCAACATGTTCCAGTTCATTGGGAGCTCAGCTGAGGTCTACCTGCActgcaaactgcagctctgcatcaaaCAGGAGAACACCTGCGTCAAGGTGCAGCTTCTCTGAATCTCACTCACCTCAGGATGTTTGACGCTAACACACTATGAGAGACAAAGTTCAGCTTTGACAGTCATTGAAATGTAGACTTGTCTGTCCTTCACTTCTAGACGTGTGGTGGAACTCGGAGACGCAGATCTGTCCGGTCCCagtctggagctgctgccttcaTCAGCATGGCTTGGACTGCCTAGGTAAGACTGTCTGTTATTCtgacatattattattattattattgttattcacatttataattGTTCCTTCCCATTAATCCTTTAGTGATTATCTCAGATGGGGTCAGTGGATCAGTAGCTTGAACTCTCCACTAGGGGTCGTAACTAGTCGTCTAGTTTACGGTAACACCGCTGGATCTTTAGACACGGTTGCAGGaccatgaaaatgaaaacctcaaaCTCTGATAGTCGTCACATCAATggagacagaaatagaaatggaCAAAGTTCCTGATGGATGGGAAGAGAGACCAAGCTTGAACTTtttacagggtttgtttttgtgacaaaatgttggtgttaagctttttaaaggaagatttcctgagttttgcacataatgtttgagttattaaaatatgaggggaaaaacttttcatcatctTGTAAAGCTGATGTCCAGTTGAACCACAGCAGTTTGTGAAGTCTGGTTCAAACTTTGCTCCTGTTGTCTTTTCAGGTGAAGGACCTCAAACTCCATGAAGATCCAGTCtgtggaccggttctgatccagacccGGGTGTTATGAGGAAATCTCTGGCACATAGCGGTTCTACTGCTGAGCGTTTCTTTGTATTAATCAAATGTGGTGAAGGGAAGTGAGT includes:
- the LOC116732573 gene encoding alpha-tectorin-like isoform X2 produces the protein MLCLLLLFLSAAMLLPGAADQLAVFASNTEVDISSCPITYFGQKYEQLYLNFTSDNFVLCFTGFYEPQGRGDCLVAPQTDNTQFYLQSVPDYVELQNIVQNLPSIKNTGECYMFFMNSAYTFLLVNFGSQSAFMNVDQPVFTDFLVDGNKVFPPSVANQQAYADLSGCRSSGVLFRPGDVVSSDPITCRTLTCSQSAVLQKTSCGPTERCQGNGVCSSASSLGSVCTVTGPAVVDFQGQQNSVKDRCWYSLLRIPSGPDFQVLAHFQERRRKDVSFLDGVTLRLNGFTSAVDIQLKQGGRVLLNGSPLTLSGSVQTGHGVNLSKDQTGVTVQASLSDFSASVFFDGSTAQIHLKGSYGLPLQGLCGNASRSLSEERLSEDGSTSCEAQYTDATDTTTSCTKMAERCSLLKEAPFSSCGVDPEPYMAACTDTLCRYPDLDGLSCRFLEAYARACSLQSSAAPEDWRSKAQCSPPGAVCQDRTCSDHEFCGEKTAGGETRCFCRAIFASKYRQTNSLGDPPVCRQSSTSLSLVGCLLEDKGIDYSDLQLKDPTCRGQMDQQTHMVTFSFNSTDLCGTEVTTHNSQTIYKNTIMTQNLSSGGITRQDQVYIGFSCVETQPDIQTVAFRIKDSSVVQFISSGLWNYSLTMKAYTDAHRTKAVASNTKVRLNQKIWVELDANGLNESLVALVMDSCWATDKESANASRKHYLIKNGCPNPEDQTVSVEANGKGTSNSFSFNMFQFTGSSAQVYLHCKLQLCIKQENTCVKTCAGTRRRRSVRSQSGAAAFISMAWTA
- the LOC116732573 gene encoding alpha-tectorin-like isoform X1, coding for MLCLLLLFLSAAMLLPGAADQLAVFASNTEVDISSCPITYFGQKYEQLYLNFTSDNFVLCFTGFYEPQGRGDCLVAPQTDNTQFYLQSVPDYVELQNIVQNLPSIKNTGECYMFFMNSAYTFLLVNFGSQSAFMNVDQPVFTDFLVDGNKVFPPSVANQQAYADLSGCRSSGVLFRPGDVVSSDPITCRTLTCSQSAVLQKTSCGPTERCQGNGVCSSASSLGSVCTVTGPAVVDFQGQQNSVKDRCWYSLLRIPSGPDFQVLAHFQERRRKDVSFLDGVTLRLNGFTSAVDIQLKQGGRVLLNGSPLTLSGSVQTGHGVNLSKDQTGVTVQASLSDFSASVFFDGSTAQIHLKGSYGLPLQGLCGNASRSLSEERLSEDGSTSCEAQYTDATDTTTSCTKMAERCSLLKEAPFSSCGVDPEPYMAACTDTLCRYPDLDGLSCRFLEAYARACSLQSSAAPEDWRSKAQCSPPGAVCQDRTCSDHEFCGEKTAGGETRCFCRAIFASKYRQTNSLGDPPVCRQSSTSLSLVGCLLEDKGIDYSDLQLKDPTCRGQMDQQTHMVTFSFNSTDLCGTEVTTHNSQTIYKNTIMTQNLSSGGITRQDQVYIGFSCVETQPDIQTVAFRIKDSSVVQFISSGLWNYSLTMKAYTDAHRTKAVASNTKVRLNQKIWVELDANGLNESLVALVMDSCWATDKESANASRKHYLIKNGCPNPEDQTVSMEANGKGTSNSFSFNMFQFIGSSAEVYLHCKLQLCIKQENTCVKTCGGTRRRRSVRSQSGAAAFISMAWTA
- the LOC116732573 gene encoding uncharacterized protein LOC116732573 isoform X3, translating into MLCLLLLFLSAAMLLPGAADQLAVFASNTEVDISSCPITYFGQKYEQLYLNFTSDNFVLCFTGFYEPQGRGDCLVAPQTDNTQFYLQSVPDYVELQNIVQNLPSIKNTGECYMFFMNSAYTFLLVNFGSQSAFMNVDQPVFTDFLVDGNKVFPPSVANQQAYADLSGCRSSGVLFRPGDVVSSDPITCRTLTCSQSAVLQKTSCGPTERCQGNGVCSSASSLGSVCTVTGPAVVDFQGQQNSVKDRCWYSLLRIPSGPDFQVLAHFQERRRKDVSFLDGVTLRLNGFTSAVDIQLKQGGRVLLNGSPLTLSGSVQTGHGVNLSKDQTGVTVQASLSDFSASVFFDGSTAQIHLKGSYGLPLQGLCGNASRSLSEERLSEDGSTSCEAQYTDATDTTTSCTKMAERCSLLKEAPFSSCGVDPEPYMAACTDTLCRYPDLDGLSCRFLEAYARACSLQSSAAPEDWRSKAQCSPPGAVCQDRTCSDHEFCGEKTAGGETRCFCRAIFASKYRQTNSLGDPPVCRQSSTSLSLVGCLLEDKGIDYSDLQLKDPTCRGQMDQQTHMVTFSFNSTDLCGTEVTTHNSQTIYKNTIMTQNLSSGGITRQDQVYIGFSCVETQPDIQTVAFRIKDRRVVELGDADLSGPSLELLPSSAWLGLPR